A single region of the Melopsittacus undulatus isolate bMelUnd1 chromosome 10, bMelUnd1.mat.Z, whole genome shotgun sequence genome encodes:
- the PAIP2 gene encoding polyadenylate-binding protein-interacting protein 2 gives MKDPSRSSTSPSIISEDVIINGHSHEDDNPFAEYMWMENEEEFNRQIEEELWEEEFIERCFQEMLEEEEEHEWFIPARDLPQTMDQIQDQFNDLVISDSSSLEDLVVKSNLNPNAKEFVPGVKYLNI, from the exons ATGAAAGATCCGAGtcgcagcagcaccagcccaaGCATCATCAGCGAAGATGTGATCATAAATGGTCATTCTCATGAAGATGACAATCCCTTTGCAGAGTACATGTGGATGGAGAATGAAGAGGAATTCAACAGGCAG ATCGAAGAGGAGTTGTGGGAAGAAGAATTTATTGAGCGCTGCTTCCAAGAGATgctggaagaagaggaggagcacGAATGGTTTATTCCAGCCCGTGATCTCCCACAAACAATGGATCAAATCCAGGACCAGTTCAATGACCTTGTTATCAGTGACAGCTCATCACTGGAGGATCTGGTG gTCAAGAGTAATCTGAATCCAAACGCAAAGGAGTTTGTTCCTGGGGTGAAGTACTTAAATATTTGA